In Deinococcus apachensis DSM 19763, the genomic window GGCGGGGACGGGGAACGCGGGCAAGATAGCTGGCAGGCCAGCGGAAGCGGCACGCCCGGAGTTCATGCAGCCGAAAGGAAGAGCCGCGAGAATGGGAAAGATGGCCGCTGACCCCCTGCCACGTCTCGCCCGCGCGGAGGCCACTGCACACGCCCGGTATGGGAGAGAGGGGGCCGTCGCCCACTTCGGGCCTCTCGTCGCCGTCCATGCCGGGCCGAATCTCCCGGTGGACACTGCCTGGCACGGCGGAAGTGCAGGCCTGAGCGCGGCGGATCTGGACGCCTTCGAGGCCTTCAGCGCCGCGCACGGGCAGAGCGCGACCCTGCACGTCCTGTCCCACGCCGCGCCGCCCCTGCTGCCGCTGCTCGGGGACAGGGGATACGCCCTGGAGTACGTCCTCCATGTCTACACGCACGACCTGACCGCGCTCCCGCCGCCCCCAACTCTCGACGTTCAGGAGGAGCTGAATCCCGATGCCTGGGCCGCCCTGTCCGCTCGCGGCTTCGGCCCGGGAACCGAGACGATGATGCGGCTGGTGGCTCATGCCCCGGGCACGCAGCTCATGACGGCCCTCGTGGAAGGCAAGCCCGCCGCCAGCGCCGCCCTCAGCGTTCAAGACGGTGTCGCGGCCCTCTACGGCACCTCCACCCTCCCGGAATTCCGGGGCAGAGGGGCGCAGACGGCCCTCCTCGCCGCGCGGCTGCACCTGGCCGCCCGGCTGGGGGCCGACCTCGCCAGCGTGTTCGTCACGCCGGGGAGCGGCAGCGAACGCAACGTGCGCCGGGCGGGGTTCGGGGTGGCGGGGGCGCGGTTGACGTTCGTGAGGAGGTGAGGCTCTCCTCCGCCATCACGCGGAGGCGCAGGAGACGGACAGTGGCGAGACTGCGGGCATGGAACCTGCCGACCTCATTCGCCTCGCCCTCCCGCTGTACAGCCTCGGGGACTCGTCCTTCACAGTTCTCCGCGGTCTGTGAGACGTGGTGGCGCGGGTGGAGACGCCGAACGGCCCGGCGAGTCTACGCGTCTGCGAGGCGGGGACAGTGGCCGCCCGGCTCACGAAGGTGAGCGCCTTTCAGAATGCCGCGGCGGGAGCGGGCCTCGTCGTGAAGCGGCCCGCCCCGTAATCCTGTCCGACCGGACGCTGCGTTGGACCGTCCTCTCGACCTGGGTGGATGGGAAGGCTCCTCGCCCGGGGACGGCCGACCTGGGACGGGAGTTGGGCCAGGAGACGGCCCGCCTCCACGCGCTCGACTTCCGCCCTCCGCGGGACCGGGTCGGCCCAGTGTAGGACGCGGCCTGGCTGCGCTGGTGGTGGAGGAGTGAGGCGCCACGTTTCCTGAGCGACGCCGACCAGCAGCGGTGTATGCCCGCCGTGGAACGAACTGCCGCGTTCATGGAAGCGCAAGCGGCGGCGGAGCGGGTCATCCACTCGGACCTGCACTTCGGCAATGTGCTGCTGGCCCCGAATGGTGGGGTCGCCGTACTCGACTTCGACGGATGTGCTGTAGCCCACCCTGCCTTCGACCTCGTGCTGACCGAGGGGGAACTGCTCGACTTCCCGGACGCTCCTGTGCTGACGGCCGCCTACCGGGAGGGGTATGCGGCGCAGTCGGGTCAGCCCTTCCCGGTGGAAGCGGCAGAGGTCCTCGGCGTCGCCACGGGAACGGCCTTTCTGGAGTGGGTGTACGGGAGCGCCAACCCGGAAGTCCGCGCCCGGAAGGAGCGGTGGGGGCCCTCACTGCTCGATGACCTCGCGCTCCGGGGGTGAGGGTCAGGCCCCTACCTTCGCCATCCGCACCGCGTCCCGCACTGCCGCGCACACCGCCTCCTGCACCAATGCGCCGAGCAGCAGGGGGTCGGCGGGGGGCAACGCGCACGAACTCAGCACGAAGGCGCTGTCTCCGTCCCAGAAGGTGTGGCTGGGGTGGATGACACGGCCCAGGGCCGTTTGCGCGGCATCGGCGAGGCGCCGGGCGTCGCTTTTCGTCAGGGTGTGTTCGGTGGCGACGGCGACGAGGGTGGTGCTTTCGACCTCGCCGGGGGAAAAGGCGGCCGCTCCCGGTCCCACCCCCGGCCCCGCCAGCACCCCGCCCCGTTCGTCCAGCACGTCCCCGATGGGATTCACCACGGCCAGCGCCCCCACCCGGACGCCGTGGCGTTCGAGCGCCACGCTGCCCAGACCGCCCGGCACCGCGCCGACACCGAGGTACTTGCCCGCCGTCGCACCCGTACCCGCGCCGACCCGCCCGCGCTCCACCGGCTCACTCGATGCTGCCCGGGCGGCCAGCTCACCCTCCCGCTCGCCCGGCCTGGCCCCCGGGTCACCCACCCCCAGGTCGTAGATCACCGCCGCCGGGACGATGGGCACGCGCGCCCAGGGCGTCTCATGGCCCACCCCGCGCTCCTCCAGCACGCGCACCACCCCGGTCGCTGCCGCGAGGCCGAAGGCACTGCCGCCTGTCAGCAGCAGGGCGTGAACCCGCTCGACCTTCTTCTCAGGAGCGAGGAGCATCCCCTCCCGCGTGCCCGGGCTCGGCCCCAGGAAGGAGGCGGAGGCCACCGCGCCCGCGTCGGGGCAGAGGATCACGGTGCAGCCAGTCAGGCCCACGGGGTCAGTCCAGTGCCCCACGCGGAAACCGGGAATAACAGTCAGGGTCGAATGGGGCGGAGTCATGGCCGCCAGTGTGCCAGGGCCAGCGTGGGCCAACCACAACAAACCCCACCACACGGGCGGGGTCGGTCTCGTCTGACGGCTGATTGCTGAGGGCTGACCGCTCCTACGGCGTCTTCAGCGCATACCCGATCCCCCGCACCGTGCGGATGATCCCGTACCCGTCCAGGTCGCGCAGCTTGGCGCGCATGTTCGCCATATGCACGTCCA contains:
- a CDS encoding GNAT family N-acetyltransferase codes for the protein MAADPLPRLARAEATAHARYGREGAVAHFGPLVAVHAGPNLPVDTAWHGGSAGLSAADLDAFEAFSAAHGQSATLHVLSHAAPPLLPLLGDRGYALEYVLHVYTHDLTALPPPPTLDVQEELNPDAWAALSARGFGPGTETMMRLVAHAPGTQLMTALVEGKPAASAALSVQDGVAALYGTSTLPEFRGRGAQTALLAARLHLAARLGADLASVFVTPGSGSERNVRRAGFGVAGARLTFVRR
- a CDS encoding phosphotransferase family protein — translated: MRWWWRSEAPRFLSDADQQRCMPAVERTAAFMEAQAAAERVIHSDLHFGNVLLAPNGGVAVLDFDGCAVAHPAFDLVLTEGELLDFPDAPVLTAAYREGYAAQSGQPFPVEAAEVLGVATGTAFLEWVYGSANPEVRARKERWGPSLLDDLALRG
- a CDS encoding P1 family peptidase → MTPPHSTLTVIPGFRVGHWTDPVGLTGCTVILCPDAGAVASASFLGPSPGTREGMLLAPEKKVERVHALLLTGGSAFGLAAATGVVRVLEERGVGHETPWARVPIVPAAVIYDLGVGDPGARPGEREGELAARAASSEPVERGRVGAGTGATAGKYLGVGAVPGGLGSVALERHGVRVGALAVVNPIGDVLDERGGVLAGPGVGPGAAAFSPGEVESTTLVAVATEHTLTKSDARRLADAAQTALGRVIHPSHTFWDGDSAFVLSSCALPPADPLLLGALVQEAVCAAVRDAVRMAKVGA